From Micrococcus porci, one genomic window encodes:
- a CDS encoding sortase domain-containing protein has translation MRVPSLGIDSSLIELGLQDDRTVEVPPTAPGSPAGWYENSPTPGSRGPAVLLGHVSDTEDGTGVFGHLRDIQPGALVEVDRADGTTAVFRVDRAVSYDRGGFPKDEVYGNTDDAQLRLITCDSYNAWTGHWDNNFVAFATLVR, from the coding sequence GTGCGTGTGCCGAGCCTGGGCATCGACTCCTCCCTGATCGAGCTCGGACTCCAGGACGACCGCACCGTCGAGGTCCCTCCCACCGCGCCCGGATCGCCGGCCGGCTGGTACGAGAACTCCCCGACACCCGGCTCCCGCGGCCCCGCCGTGCTGCTCGGTCACGTGAGCGACACCGAGGACGGCACGGGGGTGTTCGGCCACCTCAGGGACATCCAGCCGGGCGCCCTCGTCGAAGTGGACCGTGCCGACGGCACCACCGCCGTGTTCCGCGTGGATCGCGCCGTCTCCTACGACCGGGGCGGGTTCCCCAAGGACGAGGTCTACGGGAACACCGACGACGCCCAGCTGCGCCTCATCACCTGCGACTCCTACAACGCCTGGACGGGGCACTGGGACAACAACTTCGTGGCCTTCGCGACCCTCGTCCGCTGA
- a CDS encoding GNAT family N-acetyltransferase, which produces MRFREMTEADLDVLVGLLGDPEVMEFYPAPKTRAEVADWIAWNRRSYAEHGHGLWIVETHAGAFVGECGLTWQRVNGERRLEVGYHVAPVLQGRGYATEAAAACRDHARDVLGAPELVAIVHPENTASRRVAEKIGMEVLEEDRTGVDASYLEAIGAEARTVLGMRLA; this is translated from the coding sequence CTGCGCTTCCGCGAGATGACGGAGGCGGACCTCGACGTCCTCGTCGGGCTGCTGGGGGACCCCGAGGTGATGGAGTTCTACCCCGCACCGAAGACGCGTGCCGAGGTCGCCGACTGGATCGCCTGGAACCGGCGGAGCTATGCCGAGCACGGCCATGGGCTGTGGATCGTGGAGACCCACGCGGGCGCCTTCGTGGGCGAGTGCGGGCTGACCTGGCAGCGGGTGAACGGCGAGCGTCGACTCGAGGTCGGCTACCACGTCGCCCCGGTGCTGCAGGGGCGCGGGTACGCCACGGAGGCCGCGGCGGCGTGCCGCGACCACGCCCGCGACGTGCTGGGCGCCCCCGAGCTCGTGGCCATCGTCCACCCGGAGAACACGGCGTCCCGCCGGGTCGCGGAGAAGATCGGCATGGAGGTCCTCGAGGAGGACCGCACCGGCGTGGACGCGTCATACCTGGAGGCCATCGGGGCGGAGGCCCGCACCGTGCTGGGCATGCGTCTCGCCTGA
- a CDS encoding dioxygenase family protein produces the protein MTLADPWAQPTPAGAYDDLLARALPLTRRQKLWEPSDGRMPALFISHGAPPTLDEPQWLNDLFEWAQTMPKPRAIVIVSAHWENAPAAISASAAGTPLVYDFGGFHPRYYTLRYDTPDATDLARRLAGVLGAQGQEVHQHTDRGLDHGAYIPLMAMYPDADVPVLQVSMPSQDPADLLRLGERLRELRDEGVLVIGSGFMTHSFAAMRDPRLFGHVDAFDTWAAEMAHAGDVDALMGYLDRAPGARIAHPTADHYVPLLLTMGAAHDPSTTRTVFNRFVFSNHIRSFTVD, from the coding sequence ATGACCCTCGCCGACCCCTGGGCCCAGCCGACGCCTGCCGGCGCCTACGACGACCTGCTCGCCCGCGCCCTGCCCCTCACCCGGCGGCAGAAGCTCTGGGAGCCGTCCGACGGGCGCATGCCCGCGCTGTTCATCTCCCACGGCGCCCCGCCCACCCTGGACGAGCCGCAGTGGCTGAACGACCTGTTCGAGTGGGCACAGACCATGCCCAAGCCGCGGGCGATCGTGATCGTGTCCGCGCACTGGGAGAACGCCCCCGCCGCGATCTCCGCGTCCGCCGCCGGCACGCCGCTGGTCTACGACTTCGGCGGATTCCACCCGCGGTACTACACCCTCCGGTACGACACCCCTGACGCCACGGACCTGGCCCGCCGGCTGGCCGGCGTGCTCGGCGCCCAGGGCCAGGAGGTGCACCAGCACACGGACCGGGGCCTGGACCACGGCGCGTACATCCCGCTCATGGCCATGTACCCGGACGCGGACGTGCCGGTGCTGCAGGTCTCCATGCCCAGCCAGGACCCCGCGGACCTGCTGCGCCTGGGCGAGCGGCTGCGCGAGCTGCGGGACGAGGGCGTGCTCGTGATCGGCTCCGGCTTCATGACGCACTCGTTCGCCGCCATGCGGGACCCGCGGCTGTTCGGGCACGTGGACGCCTTCGACACGTGGGCGGCCGAGATGGCCCACGCCGGGGACGTCGACGCGCTCATGGGGTACCTGGACAGGGCGCCGGGCGCGCGGATCGCCCACCCGACGGCGGACCACTACGTGCCGCTGCTGCTCACCATGGGCGCCGCGCACGACCCCTCCACCACCCGCACGGTGTTCAACCGGTTCGTGTTCTCCAACCACATCCGCAGCTTCACGGTGGACTGA
- a CDS encoding MFS transporter → MHHPVTAPAEAAPRIVTPVFAVAWLVNFAQYLTFYLLATTMALYAVKQFGAGDAAAGFASSAFVVGATVARIFAGHVVDSLGRRRMLLVSLSVVTLACAAYLPASSLGLLVAVRLVHGAMYAVASTAVMTLAQSVIPASRRAEGTGYFALGTTLATALGPAAGLMLVSAAGYPGMFWATTAVAAVGLAFGLALRVPDEPASARPHLVRGFRLGGILHPAVVPIGVFMLLVGVAYAGVITYLNGYAEQRGLGAGAGLFFLAYALVTLVMRFVLGRVQDRRGDNAVVGLGLVCFAASLVLLAVARQDAVVVLAGALCGLGYGTLMPAAQAIAVRLVPPHQMGTGISTLYLGVDVGIGLAPLPLGALLAAGGYLWMYLVLAGFVVLAGVYYVLVHGRTPAARAVAR, encoded by the coding sequence GTGCACCATCCCGTCACCGCCCCCGCCGAGGCCGCCCCCCGCATCGTGACGCCGGTGTTCGCGGTGGCCTGGCTGGTGAACTTCGCCCAGTACCTGACCTTCTACCTCCTCGCCACCACCATGGCGCTCTACGCCGTGAAGCAGTTCGGCGCCGGGGACGCGGCGGCGGGCTTCGCGTCCAGCGCCTTCGTGGTCGGTGCGACGGTCGCGCGGATCTTCGCCGGGCACGTCGTGGACAGCCTGGGCCGCCGGCGGATGCTGCTCGTCTCCCTCTCCGTGGTGACCCTGGCGTGCGCGGCCTACCTCCCGGCGTCGTCGCTGGGACTGTTGGTGGCCGTCCGCCTGGTCCACGGCGCCATGTACGCCGTGGCCAGCACGGCCGTGATGACGCTGGCGCAGTCGGTCATCCCCGCCTCCCGACGCGCGGAGGGCACCGGGTACTTCGCGCTCGGCACCACCCTGGCCACGGCCCTCGGCCCGGCGGCGGGGCTGATGCTCGTCTCCGCCGCGGGCTACCCGGGCATGTTCTGGGCGACGACGGCCGTGGCCGCCGTGGGCCTGGCGTTCGGGCTCGCGCTGCGCGTCCCCGACGAGCCCGCCTCCGCCCGTCCCCACCTGGTGCGGGGCTTCCGGCTCGGCGGGATCCTCCACCCCGCCGTGGTGCCGATCGGCGTGTTCATGCTGCTCGTGGGCGTGGCCTACGCGGGCGTCATCACCTACCTCAACGGGTACGCGGAGCAGCGCGGCCTCGGCGCCGGGGCCGGCCTGTTCTTCCTCGCGTACGCCCTGGTGACGCTCGTGATGCGCTTCGTCCTGGGGCGCGTCCAGGACCGCCGCGGGGACAACGCGGTGGTGGGGCTCGGCCTCGTCTGCTTCGCGGCGTCCCTCGTGCTGCTCGCCGTGGCCCGGCAGGACGCCGTGGTGGTCCTCGCCGGCGCCCTGTGCGGCCTGGGCTACGGCACGCTGATGCCCGCCGCGCAGGCCATCGCCGTGCGCCTGGTCCCGCCGCACCAGATGGGCACCGGCATCTCCACGCTCTACCTGGGCGTGGACGTGGGCATCGGACTGGCGCCGCTGCCGCTGGGCGCCCTCCTGGCCGCCGGGGGCTACCTGTGGATGTACCTCGTCCTCGCGGGGTTCGTGGTCCTGGCAGGGGTGTACTACGTGCTCGTGCACGGGCGCACCCCGGCCGCCCGGGCCGTGGCGCGGTGA
- a CDS encoding excalibur calcium-binding domain-containing protein, which yields MKKTATGLTLAAALSLTAFAAAPAQADEPIFENCAEARAAGYGNFTSEHATFRHLNDIDNDGVVCEGPNSPYGPNGPAVAKPSPKPAARPQASLPSHVTQPDAIDNQYTYPDCKDVFAAGLANLPKSSKYYHADLDADLDGIGCEVNGDDAWVPAAIKAKYAPATAARAEESAAAEAPQVTVVPEGTPKTGPEGVALAPFALGAVALAGVAGAGVVARRRQA from the coding sequence ATGAAGAAGACCGCCACCGGCCTCACGCTGGCCGCCGCCCTGTCCCTGACCGCCTTCGCCGCGGCTCCGGCCCAGGCCGACGAGCCCATCTTCGAGAACTGCGCCGAAGCCCGAGCTGCTGGATACGGCAACTTCACGAGCGAGCACGCGACGTTCCGCCACCTGAATGACATCGACAACGACGGCGTCGTGTGTGAGGGGCCGAACTCCCCCTACGGGCCCAACGGCCCCGCTGTTGCGAAGCCGTCCCCGAAGCCGGCCGCCCGCCCGCAGGCCTCCCTGCCGTCGCACGTCACCCAGCCCGACGCGATCGACAACCAGTACACCTACCCGGACTGCAAGGACGTGTTCGCCGCCGGCCTCGCGAACCTGCCCAAGTCCTCGAAGTACTACCACGCGGATCTCGACGCCGACCTGGACGGCATCGGCTGCGAGGTCAACGGCGACGACGCCTGGGTCCCTGCCGCCATCAAGGCCAAGTACGCGCCCGCCACGGCGGCCCGGGCCGAGGAGTCCGCGGCCGCCGAGGCTCCCCAGGTCACCGTGGTCCCCGAGGGCACACCCAAGACCGGTCCCGAGGGCGTCGCGCTGGCCCCGTTCGCGCTGGGCGCCGTGGCCCTCGCCGGTGTCGCCGGTGCCGGTGTCGTCGCCCGCCGTCGCCAGGCCTGA